The following coding sequences lie in one Arabidopsis thaliana chromosome 3, partial sequence genomic window:
- the ABCC3 gene encoding multidrug resistance-associated protein 3 (multidrug resistance-associated protein 3 (MRP3); FUNCTIONS IN: chlorophyll catabolite transmembrane transporter activity, ATPase activity, coupled to transmembrane movement of substances, glutathione S-conjugate-exporting ATPase activity; INVOLVED IN: transport, transmembrane transport; LOCATED IN: apoplast, vacuolar membrane, plasma membrane, plant-type vacuole; EXPRESSED IN: 6 plant structures; EXPRESSED DURING: seedling growth; CONTAINS InterPro DOMAIN/s: ATPase, AAA+ type, core (InterPro:IPR003593), ABC transporter-like (InterPro:IPR003439), ABC transporter, transmembrane domain, type 1 (InterPro:IPR011527), ABC transporter integral membrane type 1 (InterPro:IPR017940), ABC transporter, transmembrane domain (InterPro:IPR001140), ABC transporter, conserved site (InterPro:IPR017871); BEST Arabidopsis thaliana protein match is: multidrug resistance-associated protein 8 (TAIR:AT3G13090.1); Has 572539 Blast hits to 329605 proteins in 4004 species: Archae - 9959; Bacteria - 464735; Metazoa - 10905; Fungi - 7300; Plants - 5781; Viruses - 9; Other Eukaryotes - 73850 (source: NCBI BLink).), translating to MDFLGSTTGSGTLAMLFSFSESILPLDSRSFLLKPLFLRWLSGFLHSVLLLVLFFSWVRKKIRGDSGVTESLKDRRDFGFKSALFCSLALSLLNLVLMSLSGFYWYESGWLDNEQLVSSLGFLLGMVSWGVLSICLHRCRDCEHKKAPFLLRLWLVFYLVVSCYSLVVDFVMYERRETVPVHLLVFDIVAFIAAVFLGYVAVLKKDRSNSNGVLEEPLLNGGDSRVGGDDSVELNKTNGSGEATPYSRAGILSLLTFSWMSPLIDIGNKKTLDLEDVPQLHDTDSVVGLAPKFRSMLESPDGGERSGVTTFKLIKALYFTAQWEILVTAFFAFIYTVASYVGPALIDTFVQYLNGRRQYNHEGYVLVITFFAAKIVECLSQRHWFFRLQKVGIRMRSALVAMIYEKGLTLSCQSKQGRTSGEIINFMTVDAERIGNFSWYMHDPWMVLLQVGLALWILYRNLGLASIAALVATIIVMLINFPFGRMQERFQEKLMEAKDSRMKSTSEILRNMRILKLQGWEMKFLSKIFDLRKSEEGWLKKYVYNSAVISFVFWGAPTLVSVSTFGACILLGIPLESGKILSALATFRILQEPIYNLPDTISMIVQTKVSLDRLASYLCLDNLQPDIVERLPKGSSDVAVEVINSTLSWDVSSSNPTLKDINFKVFPGMKVAVCGTVGSGKSSLLSSLLGEVPKVSGSLKVCGTKAYVAQSPWIQSGKIEDNILFGKPMERERYDKVLEACSLSKDLEILSFGDQTVIGERGINLSGGQKQRIQIARALYQDADIYLFDDPFSAVDAHTGSHLFKEVLLGLLCSKSVIYVTHQVEFLPAADLILVMKDGRISQAGKYNDILNSGTDFMELIGAHQEALAVVDSVDANSVSEKSALGQENVIVKDAIAVDEKLESQDLKNDKLESVEPQRQIIQEEEREKGSVALDVYWKYITLAYGGALVPFILLGQVLFQLLQIGSNYWMAWATPVSEDVQAPVKLSTLMIVYVALAFGSSLCILLRATLLVTAGYKTATELFHKMHHCIFRSPMSFFDSTPSGRIMSRASTDQSAVDLELPYQFGSVAITVIQLIGIIGVMSQVSWLVFLVFIPVVAASIWYQRYYIAAARELSRLVGVCKAPLIQHFSETISGATTIRSFSQEFRFRSDNMRLSDGYSRPKFYTAGAMEWLCFRLDMLSSLTFVFSLVFLVSIPTGVIDPSLAGLAVTYGLSLNTLQAWLIWTLCNLENKIISVERILQYASVPSEPPLVIESNRPEQSWPSRGEVEIRDLQVRYAPHMPLVLRGITCTFKGGLRTGIVGRTGSGKSTLIQTLFRIVEPSAGEIRIDGVNILTIGLHDLRLRLNDQIWEALDKCQLGDEVRKKEQKLDSSVSENGDNWSMGQRQLVCLGRVLLKRSKILVLDEATASVDTATDNLIQKTLREHFSDCTVITIAHRISSVIDSDMVLLLSNGIIEEYDTPVRLLEDKSSSFSKLVAEYTSRSSSSFD from the exons ATGGACTTTCTCGGTTCCACGACGGGTAGCGGTACGTTAGCAATGTTGTTCTCGTTTTCGGAATCTATTTTGCCTCTGGATTCTAGGTCTTTCCTTCTGAAACCTCTTTTCCTGAGATGGCTTTCTGGTTTCTTACACTCGGTTTTGTTGCTGGTCCTGTTTTTCTCATGGGTTCGTAAGAAAATTAGGGGGGATAGTGGTGTTACGGAGAGTTTGAAAGATAGGAGGGATTTTGGGTTTAAGTCAGCTCTGTTTTGTAGTTTAGCTCTGTCTCTGCTTAATCTCGTGTTGATGTCGTTGAGTGGTTTCTATTGGTACGAGAGTGGCTGGTTAGATAATGAACAGCTAGTTTCCTCCCTTGGGTTTCTTTTGGGAATGGTTTCTTGGGGGGTTTTGTCGATTTGTTTGCATCGCTGCAGAGATTGTGAGCATAAAAAGGCTCCCTTTTTACTTAGGCTATGGTTGGTTTTCTATCTAGTGGTCTCTTGCTACTCTCTTGTGGTAGATTTTGTGATGTACGAGAGACGTGAAACCGTACCTGTTCACCTTCTAGTGTTCGATATAGTCGCTTTTATTGCTGCTGTGTTTCTCGGTTACGTGGCTGTCCTCAAGAAAGATAGAAGCAACAGCAATGGAGTTTTGGAAGAGCCTCTGTTGAACGGTGGTGATTCTCGTGTTGGTGGTGATGACAGCGTTGAGTTAAATAAAACCAATGGGAGTGGTGAGGCTACTCCTTACTCGAGAGCTGGCATTCTCAGTCTTTTGACTTTCTCATGGATGAGTCCATTAATAGACAttggaaacaagaaaaccCTTGATCTAGAAGATGTTCCGCAGCTTCATGATACTGACAGCGTAGTCGGGTTAGCTCCTAAGTTTCGGAGTATGCTTGAATCACCAGATGGGGGCGAGAGAAGTGGCGTTACCACGTTCAAGCTTATAAAAGCCTTGTATTTTACGGCTCAGTGGGAGATTCTAGTGACAGCCTTCTTTGCTTTCATCTACACGGTTGCATCATATGTTGGGCCAGCACTCATTGATACTTTCGTGCAATACCTTAATGGACGTAGGCAGTATAACCATGAAGGATATGTGCTAGTCATTACTTTCTTTGCTGCTAAGATTGTGGAGTGCCTTTCACAGAGACATTGGTTCTTTAGGCTACAGAAGGTTGGTATTAGGATGAGATCAGCCTTGGTTGCGATGATATATGAAAAGGGTCTGACCCTTTCATGTCAGTCAAAGCAAGGACGCACAAGTGGGGAGATTATAAATTTCATGACTGTGGATGCGGAGAGGATTGGTAATTTCAGTTGGTACATGCATGACCCCTGGATGGTCTTGTTACAAGTCGGTCTAGCTCTGTGGATCTTGTATAGAAATCTTGGACTAGCATCAATAGCGGCTTTAGTTGCTACCATTATAGTAATGCTTATAAATTTTCCATTCGGGAGAATGCAAGAGAGGTTTCAGGAGAAGTTAATGGAAGCTAAGGATAGCCGGATGAAATCAACATCTGAGATCTTAAGAAACATGAGGATTCTCAAGCTTCAGGGATGGGAAATGAAGTTTCTCTCCAAGATTTTTGATCTTCGGAAATCTGAGGAAGGATGGCTGAAAAAGTATGTGTATAACTCGGCtgttattagttttgttttctggggGGCTCCTACTCTGGTGTCAGTCTCCACTTTTGGTGCTTGTATACTTCTTGGAATCCCCCTTGAATCAGGAAAGATACTCTCTGCACTTGCAACCTTCAGGATTCTACAAGAGCCGATCTACAATCTTCCCGACACTATCTCCATGATTGTGCAGACTAAAGTCTCTCTTGATAGACTTGCATCCTACCTTTGCCTGGACAATTTGCAGCCTGACATTGTAGAGAGGCTTCCTAAGGGAAGTTCAGACGTGGCAGTAGAAGTGATCAACAGCACTTTATCTTGGGATGTCTCATCCTCTAACCCGACTctcaaagacataaatttCAAGGTCTTTCCTGGGATGAAGGTTGCAGTTTGTGGTACCGTTGGCTCTGGGAAATCGAGCTTACTTTCATCTTTACTAGGAGAAGTACCCAAGGTATCTGGAAGTCTTAAGGTTTGTGGGACAAAAGCGTATGTTGCGCAATCTCCTTGGATTCAGAGTGGTAAAATTGAGGATAACATCTTGTTTGGCAAACCTATGGAAAGAGAACGATATGATAAGGTGCTTGAAGCATGTTCGTTGAGTAAGGATCTGGAGATACTTTCATTCGGTGATCAGACCGTTATTGGAGAACGCGGCATTAATTTGAGTGGTGGGCAAAAGCAAAGGATACAGATTGCACGTGCTCTCTACCAAGATGCTGATATCTATCTGTTCGATGATCCTTTTAGCGCTGTGGATGCACACACAGGGTCACATCTCTTTAAG GAAGTTCTACTGGGGCTTTTGTGTTCCAAATCGGTTATATATGTTACTCATCAAGTTGAGTTCTTACCTGCTGCTGATCTTATACTG GTCATGAAAGATGGGAGAATCAGCCAAGCTGGAAAATACAATGATATCCTCAACTCTGGAACTGATTTCATGGAGCTTATAGGTGCGCATCAGGAGGCTCTTGCAGTAGTTGATTCTGTTGATGCCAATTCTGTTTCTGAGAAATCAGCTTTAGGCCAAGAAAATGTAATTGTGAAAGATGCTATCGCTGTTGATGAGAAACTAGAAAGTCAGGATCTGAAGAATGATAAATTAGAATCTGTGGAGCCCCAAAGACAAATTATTCAAGAGGAAGAGAGGGAGAAAGGTAGTGTCGCTTTGGATGTGTACTGGAAATATATCACACTGGCATATGGAGGAGCTCTTGTGCCTTTCATATTGTTGGGGCAAGTTCTCTTTCAGCTTCTACAGATTGGAAGCAACTACTGGATGGCTTGGGCTACTCCTGTTTCTGAGGATGTGCAAGCTCCTGTGAAACTTTCCACGTTAATGATTGTGTATGTGGCTTTGGCCTTTGGAAGTTCCCTCTGCATTCTTCTTAGAGCCACGCTTCTTGTCACTGCTGGTTACAAGACTGCTACTGAACTGTTTCATAAAATGCATCACTGCATATTCCGTTCTCCTATGTCTTTCTTTGATTCCACTCCAAGTGGAAGAATCATGAGTAGA GCTTCTACCGACCAATCCGCAGTAGATTTGGAACTACCGTATCAATTTGGATCAGTTGCTATCACAGTGATTCAGCTTATTGGAATCATTGGAGTAATGTCTCAAGTTTCTTGGCTGGTTTTTCTCGTCTTCATCCCTGTGGTTGCTGCCTCCATATGGTATCAG CGGTATTACATAGCTGCAGCACGAGAACTTTCGCGGTTAGTTGGAGTATGCAAAGCTCCTCTAATTCAGCATTTTTCTGAAACGATTTCAGGGGCGACAACCATTAGGAGTTTCAGCCAAGAATTTAGATTCCGTTCTGACAACATGAGGCTAAGTGATGGTTACTCTAGGCCCAAATTCTATACAGCTGGAGCAATGGAATGGCTTTGCTTTCGCCTTGATATGTTGTCATCACTTACATTTGTCTTTTCATTGGTTTTCTTGGTCTCCATACCTACTGGAGTGATTGATCCAAGTCTCGCGGGATTAGCCGTGACTTATGGACTCAGTTTGAATACTCTGCAAGCTTGGCTGATTTGGACTCTCTGTAATCTTGAGAACAAAATCATATCGGTAGAGAGGATTCTTCAATATGCAAGTGTTCCCAGTGAACCACCTCTTGTGATAGAATCAAACCGACCTGAGCAATCATGGCCTTCACGTGGTGAAGTTGAAATCCGTGATCTTCAG GTCCGATATGCTCCACATATGCCTCTTGTGTTGCGAGGAATAACATGCACATTCAAAGGAGGTTTAAGAACAGGAATTGTTGGAAGGACAGGAAGCGGGAAATCGACTTTGATACAAACTCTTTTCCGCATTGTAGAACCTTCAGCTGGAGAAATCAGGATTGATGGAGTGAATATTTTGACCATTGGGTTGCATGACTTGCGTTTAAGACTAA ATGATCAAATCTGGGAG GCTCTTGACAAGTGCCAACTAGGAGACGAGGTGAGGAAAAAAGAGCAAAAGCTCGATTCCAGTGTGAGCGAGAATGGAGACAATTGGAGTATGGGTCAGAGACAACTAGTGTGTCTCGGGAGAGTTCTTCTCAAGAGAAGCAAAATCTTGGTGCTTGATGAAGCCACTGCTTCTGTTGACACTGCAACTGACAATCTGATTCAGAAAACGCTAAGAGAACACTTCTCAGACTGTACAGTGATAACCATTGCACACAGGATATCTTCAGTTATTGACAGCGACATGGttctgcttctaagcaatg GGATCATTGAGGAGTATGATACGCCAGTGAGATTACTGGAGGATAagtcttcctctttttctaAGCTTGTGGCTGAGTACACCTCAAGATCTAGTTCCAGTTTCGATTGA
- the ABCC3 gene encoding multidrug resistance-associated protein 3 (multidrug resistance-associated protein 3 (MRP3); FUNCTIONS IN: chlorophyll catabolite transmembrane transporter activity, ATPase activity, coupled to transmembrane movement of substances, glutathione S-conjugate-exporting ATPase activity; INVOLVED IN: transport, transmembrane transport; LOCATED IN: apoplast, vacuolar membrane, plasma membrane, plant-type vacuole; EXPRESSED IN: 6 plant structures; EXPRESSED DURING: seedling growth; CONTAINS InterPro DOMAIN/s: ATPase, AAA+ type, core (InterPro:IPR003593), ABC transporter-like (InterPro:IPR003439), ABC transporter integral membrane type 1 (InterPro:IPR017940), ABC transporter, transmembrane domain, type 1 (InterPro:IPR011527), ABC transporter, transmembrane domain (InterPro:IPR001140), ABC transporter, conserved site (InterPro:IPR017871); BEST Arabidopsis thaliana protein match is: multidrug resistance-associated protein 8 (TAIR:AT3G13090.1); Has 627889 Blast hits to 345635 proteins in 4027 species: Archae - 11144; Bacteria - 511144; Metazoa - 11505; Fungi - 7381; Plants - 6155; Viruses - 9; Other Eukaryotes - 80551 (source: NCBI BLink).), which yields MDFLGSTTGSGTLAMLFSFSESILPLDSRSFLLKPLFLRWLSGFLHSVLLLVLFFSWVRKKIRGDSGVTESLKDRRDFGFKSALFCSLALSLLNLVLMSLSGFYWYESGWLDNEQLVSSLGFLLGMVSWGVLSICLHRCRDCEHKKAPFLLRLWLVFYLVVSCYSLVVDFVMYERRETVPVHLLVFDIVAFIAAVFLGYVAVLKKDRSNSNGVLEEPLLNGGDSRVGGDDSVELNKTNGSGEATPYSRAGILSLLTFSWMSPLIDIGNKKTLDLEDVPQLHDTDSVVGLAPKFRSMLESPDGGERSGVTTFKLIKALYFTAQWEILVTAFFAFIYTVASYVGPALIDTFVQYLNGRRQYNHEGYVLVITFFAAKIVECLSQRHWFFRLQKVGIRMRSALVAMIYEKGLTLSCQSKQGRTSGEIINFMTVDAERIGNFSWYMHDPWMVLLQVGLALWILYRNLGLASIAALVATIIVMLINFPFGRMQERFQEKLMEAKDSRMKSTSEILRNMRILKLQGWEMKFLSKIFDLRKSEEGWLKKYVYNSAVISFVFWGAPTLVSVSTFGACILLGIPLESGKILSALATFRILQEPIYNLPDTISMIVQTKVSLDRLASYLCLDNLQPDIVERLPKGSSDVAVEVINSTLSWDVSSSNPTLKDINFKVFPGMKVAVCGTVGSGKSSLLSSLLGEVPKVSGSLKVCGTKAYVAQSPWIQSGKIEDNILFGKPMERERYDKVLEACSLSKDLEILSFGDQTVIGERGINLSGGQKQRIQIARALYQDADIYLFDDPFSAVDAHTGSHLFKEVLLGLLCSKSVIYVTHQVEFLPAADLILVMKDGRISQAGKYNDILNSGTDFMELIGAHQEALAVVDSVDANSVSEKSALGQENVIVKDAIAVDEKLESQDLKNDKLESVEPQRQIIQEEEREKGSVALDVYWKYITLAYGGALVPFILLGQVLFQLLQIGSNYWMAWATPVSEDVQAPVKLSTLMIVYVALAFGSSLCILLRATLLVTAGYKTATELFHKMHHCIFRSPMSFFDSTPSGRIMSRASTDQSAVDLELPYQFGSVAITVIQLIGIIGVMSQVSWLVFLVFIPVVAASIWYQRYYIAAARELSRLVGVCKAPLIQHFSETISGATTIRSFSQEFRFRSDNMRLSDGYSRPKFYTAGAMEWLCFRLDMLSSLTFVFSLVFLVSIPTGVIDPSLAGLAVTYGLSLNTLQAWLIWTLCNLENKIISVERILQYASVPSEPPLVIESNRPEQSWPSRGEVEIRDLQVRYAPHMPLVLRGITCTFKGGLRTGIVGRTGSGKSTLIQTLFRIVEPSAGEIRIDGVNILTIGLHDLRLRLSIIPQDPTMFEGTMRSNLDPLEEYTDDQIWEALDKCQLGDEVRKKEQKLDSSVSENGDNWSMGQRQLVCLGRVLLKRSKILVLDEATASVDTATDNLIQKTLREHFSDCTVITIAHRISSVIDSDMVLLLSNGIIEEYDTPVRLLEDKSSSFSKLVAEYTSRSSSSFD from the exons ATGGACTTTCTCGGTTCCACGACGGGTAGCGGTACGTTAGCAATGTTGTTCTCGTTTTCGGAATCTATTTTGCCTCTGGATTCTAGGTCTTTCCTTCTGAAACCTCTTTTCCTGAGATGGCTTTCTGGTTTCTTACACTCGGTTTTGTTGCTGGTCCTGTTTTTCTCATGGGTTCGTAAGAAAATTAGGGGGGATAGTGGTGTTACGGAGAGTTTGAAAGATAGGAGGGATTTTGGGTTTAAGTCAGCTCTGTTTTGTAGTTTAGCTCTGTCTCTGCTTAATCTCGTGTTGATGTCGTTGAGTGGTTTCTATTGGTACGAGAGTGGCTGGTTAGATAATGAACAGCTAGTTTCCTCCCTTGGGTTTCTTTTGGGAATGGTTTCTTGGGGGGTTTTGTCGATTTGTTTGCATCGCTGCAGAGATTGTGAGCATAAAAAGGCTCCCTTTTTACTTAGGCTATGGTTGGTTTTCTATCTAGTGGTCTCTTGCTACTCTCTTGTGGTAGATTTTGTGATGTACGAGAGACGTGAAACCGTACCTGTTCACCTTCTAGTGTTCGATATAGTCGCTTTTATTGCTGCTGTGTTTCTCGGTTACGTGGCTGTCCTCAAGAAAGATAGAAGCAACAGCAATGGAGTTTTGGAAGAGCCTCTGTTGAACGGTGGTGATTCTCGTGTTGGTGGTGATGACAGCGTTGAGTTAAATAAAACCAATGGGAGTGGTGAGGCTACTCCTTACTCGAGAGCTGGCATTCTCAGTCTTTTGACTTTCTCATGGATGAGTCCATTAATAGACAttggaaacaagaaaaccCTTGATCTAGAAGATGTTCCGCAGCTTCATGATACTGACAGCGTAGTCGGGTTAGCTCCTAAGTTTCGGAGTATGCTTGAATCACCAGATGGGGGCGAGAGAAGTGGCGTTACCACGTTCAAGCTTATAAAAGCCTTGTATTTTACGGCTCAGTGGGAGATTCTAGTGACAGCCTTCTTTGCTTTCATCTACACGGTTGCATCATATGTTGGGCCAGCACTCATTGATACTTTCGTGCAATACCTTAATGGACGTAGGCAGTATAACCATGAAGGATATGTGCTAGTCATTACTTTCTTTGCTGCTAAGATTGTGGAGTGCCTTTCACAGAGACATTGGTTCTTTAGGCTACAGAAGGTTGGTATTAGGATGAGATCAGCCTTGGTTGCGATGATATATGAAAAGGGTCTGACCCTTTCATGTCAGTCAAAGCAAGGACGCACAAGTGGGGAGATTATAAATTTCATGACTGTGGATGCGGAGAGGATTGGTAATTTCAGTTGGTACATGCATGACCCCTGGATGGTCTTGTTACAAGTCGGTCTAGCTCTGTGGATCTTGTATAGAAATCTTGGACTAGCATCAATAGCGGCTTTAGTTGCTACCATTATAGTAATGCTTATAAATTTTCCATTCGGGAGAATGCAAGAGAGGTTTCAGGAGAAGTTAATGGAAGCTAAGGATAGCCGGATGAAATCAACATCTGAGATCTTAAGAAACATGAGGATTCTCAAGCTTCAGGGATGGGAAATGAAGTTTCTCTCCAAGATTTTTGATCTTCGGAAATCTGAGGAAGGATGGCTGAAAAAGTATGTGTATAACTCGGCtgttattagttttgttttctggggGGCTCCTACTCTGGTGTCAGTCTCCACTTTTGGTGCTTGTATACTTCTTGGAATCCCCCTTGAATCAGGAAAGATACTCTCTGCACTTGCAACCTTCAGGATTCTACAAGAGCCGATCTACAATCTTCCCGACACTATCTCCATGATTGTGCAGACTAAAGTCTCTCTTGATAGACTTGCATCCTACCTTTGCCTGGACAATTTGCAGCCTGACATTGTAGAGAGGCTTCCTAAGGGAAGTTCAGACGTGGCAGTAGAAGTGATCAACAGCACTTTATCTTGGGATGTCTCATCCTCTAACCCGACTctcaaagacataaatttCAAGGTCTTTCCTGGGATGAAGGTTGCAGTTTGTGGTACCGTTGGCTCTGGGAAATCGAGCTTACTTTCATCTTTACTAGGAGAAGTACCCAAGGTATCTGGAAGTCTTAAGGTTTGTGGGACAAAAGCGTATGTTGCGCAATCTCCTTGGATTCAGAGTGGTAAAATTGAGGATAACATCTTGTTTGGCAAACCTATGGAAAGAGAACGATATGATAAGGTGCTTGAAGCATGTTCGTTGAGTAAGGATCTGGAGATACTTTCATTCGGTGATCAGACCGTTATTGGAGAACGCGGCATTAATTTGAGTGGTGGGCAAAAGCAAAGGATACAGATTGCACGTGCTCTCTACCAAGATGCTGATATCTATCTGTTCGATGATCCTTTTAGCGCTGTGGATGCACACACAGGGTCACATCTCTTTAAG GAAGTTCTACTGGGGCTTTTGTGTTCCAAATCGGTTATATATGTTACTCATCAAGTTGAGTTCTTACCTGCTGCTGATCTTATACTG GTCATGAAAGATGGGAGAATCAGCCAAGCTGGAAAATACAATGATATCCTCAACTCTGGAACTGATTTCATGGAGCTTATAGGTGCGCATCAGGAGGCTCTTGCAGTAGTTGATTCTGTTGATGCCAATTCTGTTTCTGAGAAATCAGCTTTAGGCCAAGAAAATGTAATTGTGAAAGATGCTATCGCTGTTGATGAGAAACTAGAAAGTCAGGATCTGAAGAATGATAAATTAGAATCTGTGGAGCCCCAAAGACAAATTATTCAAGAGGAAGAGAGGGAGAAAGGTAGTGTCGCTTTGGATGTGTACTGGAAATATATCACACTGGCATATGGAGGAGCTCTTGTGCCTTTCATATTGTTGGGGCAAGTTCTCTTTCAGCTTCTACAGATTGGAAGCAACTACTGGATGGCTTGGGCTACTCCTGTTTCTGAGGATGTGCAAGCTCCTGTGAAACTTTCCACGTTAATGATTGTGTATGTGGCTTTGGCCTTTGGAAGTTCCCTCTGCATTCTTCTTAGAGCCACGCTTCTTGTCACTGCTGGTTACAAGACTGCTACTGAACTGTTTCATAAAATGCATCACTGCATATTCCGTTCTCCTATGTCTTTCTTTGATTCCACTCCAAGTGGAAGAATCATGAGTAGA GCTTCTACCGACCAATCCGCAGTAGATTTGGAACTACCGTATCAATTTGGATCAGTTGCTATCACAGTGATTCAGCTTATTGGAATCATTGGAGTAATGTCTCAAGTTTCTTGGCTGGTTTTTCTCGTCTTCATCCCTGTGGTTGCTGCCTCCATATGGTATCAG CGGTATTACATAGCTGCAGCACGAGAACTTTCGCGGTTAGTTGGAGTATGCAAAGCTCCTCTAATTCAGCATTTTTCTGAAACGATTTCAGGGGCGACAACCATTAGGAGTTTCAGCCAAGAATTTAGATTCCGTTCTGACAACATGAGGCTAAGTGATGGTTACTCTAGGCCCAAATTCTATACAGCTGGAGCAATGGAATGGCTTTGCTTTCGCCTTGATATGTTGTCATCACTTACATTTGTCTTTTCATTGGTTTTCTTGGTCTCCATACCTACTGGAGTGATTGATCCAAGTCTCGCGGGATTAGCCGTGACTTATGGACTCAGTTTGAATACTCTGCAAGCTTGGCTGATTTGGACTCTCTGTAATCTTGAGAACAAAATCATATCGGTAGAGAGGATTCTTCAATATGCAAGTGTTCCCAGTGAACCACCTCTTGTGATAGAATCAAACCGACCTGAGCAATCATGGCCTTCACGTGGTGAAGTTGAAATCCGTGATCTTCAG GTCCGATATGCTCCACATATGCCTCTTGTGTTGCGAGGAATAACATGCACATTCAAAGGAGGTTTAAGAACAGGAATTGTTGGAAGGACAGGAAGCGGGAAATCGACTTTGATACAAACTCTTTTCCGCATTGTAGAACCTTCAGCTGGAGAAATCAGGATTGATGGAGTGAATATTTTGACCATTGGGTTGCATGACTTGCGTTTAAGACTAAGCATCATACCCCAAGATCCAACCATGTTTGAAGGAACAATGAGAAGTAACTTGGACCCTCTTGAAGAGTACACAGATGATCAAATCTGGGAG GCTCTTGACAAGTGCCAACTAGGAGACGAGGTGAGGAAAAAAGAGCAAAAGCTCGATTCCAGTGTGAGCGAGAATGGAGACAATTGGAGTATGGGTCAGAGACAACTAGTGTGTCTCGGGAGAGTTCTTCTCAAGAGAAGCAAAATCTTGGTGCTTGATGAAGCCACTGCTTCTGTTGACACTGCAACTGACAATCTGATTCAGAAAACGCTAAGAGAACACTTCTCAGACTGTACAGTGATAACCATTGCACACAGGATATCTTCAGTTATTGACAGCGACATGGttctgcttctaagcaatg GGATCATTGAGGAGTATGATACGCCAGTGAGATTACTGGAGGATAagtcttcctctttttctaAGCTTGTGGCTGAGTACACCTCAAGATCTAGTTCCAGTTTCGATTGA